The following DNA comes from Caldisericia bacterium.
TAGTAATAAAAAATAAAAAAGAAGAAAGGATTTATGAATTAAAGAAATTCGCTAGATCCAATCAAGATACATGTATAAATTCAAGACCAATTGTAAAAAAAGGTGATTATGTTAAAAAGGGTGATGTAATAGCCGATGGTCAAGCAATAAAAGATGGCATTTTATCTTTAGGAAGAAATCTTCTTATAGCTTATCTTCCATGGAGAGGTTATAATTATCAAGATGCTATATTGATTAGTGAAAGATTAGTAAAGGATGATGTTTATACATCAATCCATATAAAAGAATATATTACTACAGTAAGAGAAACAAAAGCAGGACCAGAAATTTTAACAAAAGATATACCTAATGTTGATGAATCTGAACTAAGAAATCTCACTGAGGAAGGTATTGTAAGAATAGGAGCAGAAGTTAAACCTGGTGATATTCTTGTAGGTAAACTTGCTCCAAAAGCTGAAGTAGATACATCTCCAGAATCTAAAATTTGGAGAGCAATGTTTGGTGAAAAAGGAAAAGATGTTGTTGATAATTCTTTAAGACTTCCACCTGGTGAATTTGGAACCGTAATTTTAACTAAAGTTTATTCAAAGGAAAAAGGAGATGAACTGCCAGTAGGAATTGAAAAACTTGTTAAAGTCTTAGTTGCTCAAAAGAGAAAGATAATGGTTGGAGATAAAATGGCTGGAAGACATGGAAACAAAGGAGTTGTAGCTGCAATACTTCCTGAAGAAGATATGCCTTTTAGAGAAGATGGAACACCAATTGATTTAGTTTTATCACCACTATCTGTTCCATCAAGGATGAATATTGGACAGACACTCGAAACTATGTTAGGATATGCTGCATATAAATTAGGATTAAGAGTTGAGATTCCAATTTTTTCATCTCCAACAGAAGAAGAAGTTCAAGAATGGTTAAAGAAAGTTGGTTTAGATATTTATAGTAAAGAAACATTATATGATGGATATACTGGTGAACCATTTAAAACAAAAGCCCTTGTTGGATATGCATATATAATGAAACTCAACCATCTTGTTCTTGATAAAGTTCACGCAAGATCAACAGGAACTTATTCGCTTGTAACTCAACAACCTCTTGGTGGTAAATCTCAATTTGGTGGTCAGAGATTAGGAGAGATGGAAGTTTGGGCTCTTGAGGCATATGGTGCAGCGAATTTGCTTCAAGAGATGTTAACTGTAAAATCTGATGATATTGAAGGAAGAAGAAAAGCATATGAAAGCATAGTTAAAGGTAAAGATATTGAAGAAGTTGGAATACCTGAATCATTTAAAGTTTTAGTAAGAGAACTAAGAGGCTTAGGTATTAATATAAAGACAATACCTGATTTTGAAAAGAAAGAAGAAAAAAAAGAAGTTAAATTTTTCCTACCAACCAGGAAAAGAAAAAATAAAAAGAAAGAGGTGAGTCAATGATGGTTGAAAGATCTAAAATAAGAAATGTTTCATTAGTTGCCCATAGTGGCGCAGGAAAAACTTCTTTAGTTGAATCAATGCTTTATCTTTCAAAATTTATACAAAAAAAAGGAAGTGTTGACAAAGGGAATACTGTTTCAGATTTTGAACCTGAAGAGATAAAAAGACATATAAGTTTATCAACATCAGTTATTCCTATTAATTGGAAAGGTTATAAAATAAACATACTAGATACACCTGGTTATGTTGAATTTTTATCAGAAGTTAAAGGTGCGCTACTTGTTTCTGAGGCAAGTCTGATTCTTGTTGATGCTACTTCCCATGTAGAAGTTGGAACTGAAAGAGTATGGGAATTTGTAAAAGAGGAAAATTTACCAACTGCTTTTGTTGTAAGTAGAATGGATAGAGAAAATGCTAATTTTAAAGAGGCAGTTGTTAGTATCAAAAAATTTTTTGGTAATGATGCAGTTCCAATTATGATTCCAATAGGTGAAGGTTTAAATTTTAAAGGATACATTAATATAATTACTCAAAAAGGTAAAATTTTTGATAATGGAACATACAAAGAAATTGAAATACCTCAAGAATTAAAAAATGATTTTGAAACATATAAGAATGAATTAATTGAAAAAATTGCTGAAGTTGATGAAGAATTTTTAAATAAATATTTAAGCGAAGGAACTTTACAGGAAAAGGATTTGGTGAGAGGTCTTCTCTTAGGGGTAAAAAGTAGAACCCTATTTCCAATACTTTTATCATCAAGTATTAATGATATTGGTACTGAAGAAATACTTGACTTTATAATTAATGAATTCCCAGAGCCATATCTAAATGAAAAGAGGTTTGGTTTTGATGTTAAAACAAATGAGGCTGTTGTTAGAAATTTTGATGAGAATCTTCCATTTTCAGGTCTTGTTTTTAAAACAATAATTGACCCATTTGTTGGAAGAATAAATTATATAAAAGTAATAACTGGTAAAATTATTCCTGATTCTAAAGTATATAATGTGAATAAAGATCAAGAAGAAAGAGTATCTTCAATAGGATTTATTATAGGTAAAAATCAAGAAAAAGCTCAAGAAATTAGAGCAGGTGATATTGGAATTATAACTAAATTAAATGTTACTTCAACAGGAGATACATTAACTCAACCAGGTTTTAATGTAAAATATAATTATTTTGAAATACCATACCCTATTATTTCATATGCTGTTGAACCAAAGAGAAAAGAAGATGAAGATAGATTAACATCTGCACTTTTTAAAATGGCAGAGGAAGATCCAACCTTTATTGTAGAGAGAAATGATATAACTAAACAGTTAATAATTAGAGGTACTGGAGCAACCCATATTCAGGTTATACTTGAAAGAATTTCAAGAAAA
Coding sequences within:
- the fusA gene encoding elongation factor G, giving the protein MMVERSKIRNVSLVAHSGAGKTSLVESMLYLSKFIQKKGSVDKGNTVSDFEPEEIKRHISLSTSVIPINWKGYKINILDTPGYVEFLSEVKGALLVSEASLILVDATSHVEVGTERVWEFVKEENLPTAFVVSRMDRENANFKEAVVSIKKFFGNDAVPIMIPIGEGLNFKGYINIITQKGKIFDNGTYKEIEIPQELKNDFETYKNELIEKIAEVDEEFLNKYLSEGTLQEKDLVRGLLLGVKSRTLFPILLSSSINDIGTEEILDFIINEFPEPYLNEKRFGFDVKTNEAVVRNFDENLPFSGLVFKTIIDPFVGRINYIKVITGKIIPDSKVYNVNKDQEERVSSIGFIIGKNQEKAQEIRAGDIGIITKLNVTSTGDTLTQPGFNVKYNYFEIPYPIISYAVEPKRKEDEDRLTSALFKMAEEDPTFIVERNDITKQLIIRGTGATHIQVILERISRKFGVEVNLKKPEIAYKETIKGTAKAEGKYKKQTGGHGQYGHCFIEINPLERGKEFEFVDKIFGGAIPKQYIPAVEKGIRETMKEGIIAGYPVVDVQVILYDGSYHPVDSSELAFKIAASMAFKKAFVDANPILLEPILEVEIKVPENFLGDVISDLNTRRGKILGMDSDKGISIVKALVPESEMLTYGLDLASITQGRGYFTAKFYKYDEVPQKLAEEIIKKRKEELEKQ